The sequence tatatatatatatatatatcaagggAAAGAAACCAAATATGTTAATATCAAATTGCAACGATGGTACTTGATCCATATCCAAATTATCAACCTAGATTTTATTGCATGTATTCTTTACATGCTAacacaaacaattaaaaaaaattgttcatagTTTTATCTTCTTCACAAGTCATATATCTCAttatttgtataaaaataaataatctctTGATTAAGGAAAGAATCAAAGTGagagaaaattattaggttatAGTTCGGCAAAATTGTGCCATttcttctcacattcatggtagaccttacaatgaatttaatttctggACTCTACCATAAATATGAGAAGAAAGAACACAACATCACTACATTCTAGGAGTACCAAAGTGAGAAAGCTAAGTCCCTAGGCACTGTTAGACAAAATGAAGTTGTCAGAATTTAGCAATTTTGAAGATTTCAATGGGGTTCCCCAAACAGGTAAGGAAAAACAATTCTCAAGCAAGAAAATGGTTTTATTGTGCCTTTGCATGAATACATGTTGGCCCAAATTTTTTCAACTCACAAAATTATATCTACATCTAGTTGAACAAAATGTGGCATTTAAGTAAGAGGAAACTAACGACTCTCATGCTTTAATAGGGACACAACTCACACAAGGTATTAGCCATGACAAATACTGACACTTTAGAAGTAAGAATACAACTATTTCATTTAtggttcaaagttcaaaccaagAAAGCTAGTCATATATCTTGTTATCTTATTACCACATGTACCACTTATATTCAATCTAATTCGTTGGTAACCTAGATGTTTTACACTAACTGCCACAtacagttttggtgttggcgtgtgagtgtattcccttatttcatcccccttcccctatatatgtgtgtgtgtgtgtgtgtgtgtttttttttttctcaaaataaataaataaataaataaaagcagaTACCTCATGTAGGAGAGCATGAAGTCTTGCCAAGTGGTACATTCGTTGAGCCTCTCTCATTTAAGTTTCCATCTCATCAAAGTTTACATTTATGTAAAACTTTTCTTTCATTGAATGTGTCAATGAAGTGAATACACATTAATTATCTATAAGTAtgcactaattatatatatatatagaattttttatggtttttctttaaaaaaaattatataagaaggaaaaaacatCACGTAAGAGGAGGAAGTATGCTTCATCCCTCTCACAAGCTGGTGGGAcctactaatatatatatatatataagcagtgACCTCATGTGGGAGAGCATGAGGTTTTGCCAAGTGACACATTTGTTAAGCCTCTCTCATTTAAGCTTCCATCTCATCAAAGTTTACATTTATGTAAAAATTTAAGTTCATTGAATTTGTCAATGAAGTGAATacatattaattatctataaatatgcattatatatatatatatatatatatatatatatatataagaattttatatggtttttctttaaaaaaaatttatataagaaagaaaaaaatgtcacGTAAAAAAAGGAAGTATACCCAGTTATGGGTGTATGCTTCCTCCATTTCACAAGCTGGTGGAACCCACTAGCATGGGAAAGCATGAGGTTCTTGTCAAGTGGCATATTTGTTGAGCCTTTCTCATCTAAGCTTCTATCtcatcaaaatttatatttatgtaaaaCTTTTAGTTTATTGAATGTGTCAATGAAGTGAATAAACATTAATTATCTATAAGTGtgcactaattatatatatatatatatatatatatatatatatatataagaattttatatggtttttctttaaaaaaaattatataagaaagaaaaaaacatcaCGTAAGAGGAAGAAGTATGCTTTCTCCCTCTCACAAGCTGGTGGGacccattaatatatatatatatatacaaaagtaAAGACCTCATATGAGagagcatgaggttctgccaagtgACATGTTCATTAAGCCTCTAAGCTTTCACTCATCAAAGTTTACATTTATGTAAAACTTTTAGTTCATTGAATGTGTCAATGAAGTGAATACACATTAATTATCTATAAGTatgcactatatatatatatatatatatatatatatatatatataaaagaattttatatggtttttcttttaaaaaaattatataagaaggaaaaaacatCACGTAAGAGGAGGAAGTATGCTTCGTCCCTCTCACAAGCTGGTAGGAcctactaatatatatatatatatatatatatatatatatatatataagcagtgACCTTATGTGGGAGAGCATGAGGTTTTGCCAAGTGATACATTTGTTAAGCCTCTCTCATTTAAGCTTCTATCTCATCAAAGTTTACATTTATGTAAAAATTTAAGTTCATTGAATTTGTCAATGAAGTGAAtacacattaattatttataagtatgcattaattatatatatttatatataagaattttatatggtttaaaaaaaattatatataaaaaaaaacatcacaTAAGAGGAGGAAGTATATcttgtaaataataatacaaacGCCAAGCCTCTATGTCCGACTCCCACCCAACCGGTACCAATTCCAATTTTCCCAAATTCATCTTTAAACTCGAAATGGCTTTAAAGGACATGAAAACTGTGCTAAGTGGATACCTTGCCTGATTACCATGCATATCGCTTGTATTCAATCTAATTCAttatttctcaataaaaatctaaattctgtAAATTCACAACTAAATCAATGCAACACAAGGACTTGAACTAgtttgtttgtgtttatttatttatttttctgaatCTGTGAACGAGTTTCGCTTTAGGACTTAACAGAGTCTTCCAAGTTTCTAAGCTAACCAACGACTAGGCGGACTGGGCcaccttttttttaaacaaaaaaaatttatttatttatagtatatTACTATTTCTAGTCCTTTATCTAAGCTTCGGGTGAACCCTCTTAATAAGAGAAAGTCCAGAGTTAACATTGTTCTTTGTAAAATAGTACTAGTCGACCGTATTGAAAATCTTAACCCCTTTGGTTCAGCATCAAGGTAGTCCTCCTTGTTCTAACAACAAAATCCCTAATAAACCCATTTAGTAACCATAAAAATTAGTGCAATGTAGCCTGCAAACATATTCACTATTGATGCATGCAAAAGGTGTCAATTTATCAATCCAATTATGGTTCTACTAACAGCCTTCAGAATGGTGCACTACCAGAATCTCTCCACTTATACAAATTTGACCTCAAAGCCCAATTATTAGAATTAGACATCTAATTCAAAGCTAGACTTTAGGGTTTGTAAATTCTCTTTACAAGTTGTTTCATTAGGTCTTAAAATGGCCCCTAAGGTTTAACTAATAAATTTGACTATGTTTTATAGACTAATCAAAAAATTCATGCACTAAcaatgttttcttctttttgaatttAACTATAATACTTTTAATACTTGAATTGGCTTGGATCATTTATAACGCTATATACCGAATACTCAAGATCTTCTCGCCAGTAATTaattatcacataaaaaaagaaaaccaagttCCTAAGAAGTTGTGTGAAGCCAATTTCCCTCAAACCCAGGTTGAAGGAACGAATACAACCActggtgaaaaaaaatttgactcaAAAGGAGCCGATACAAATTTGAAGGATAGAAACTAGAAAGGGAACAAAAACTAGAGGGAGAAGACTTCAAAATTTAAAACCCTTAAACAAGAAGACAAACTGGAATAATGCTCAACAAGATTTGGGGTGATTAAAaagcagtggcggctccaggaatttttccCAGGGTGTTCCTCAATAAGTATAAATTACacgatctaataaaaagaaaattttatatattggcAACAACgataaaaaaacatgtaaatacataaaatttacaattgccttctacgatttttcattttttgaaattattgcatgatagtctcattatcaatgctacaagctatatctttttcaatatacacaaccaagcaatcattcatccactgatctcCCATTCGATTGCGcagttcattctttatatatttcattgctgaaaaacttttttctacTGTTGCAGTAGCAACAAGAAGGGTCAAAGCTAACTTCACAAGAAaatagactaatggataagtcTCATGCTTCCTCGTGCTCACTAACTTTTCAACAAGTTCACTAACTCCTTGAAGCTCTAAAAACAAGTCATTGTTGCGcatatcaaaaatgaaattttgaaactgAGAGTCAAGTGCCAAGATATCTGTCCCAGGAAAATCATATGGATAGAACCTTGCTAGATGTATTaacttttccttatcaaaagccACAAATGAATTACTTGGATTCAAGCAAGCCATAAAAATTAGCAAATCGGTATTAACCTCTGAAAAACGATTGTTTAGCTCTTGAAGTTGCATATCTATGACTGTGTAGAATAGCTCAACAcgataatgatgtaaatttgtattttgttgggtGTTGCGTCGCGGCCTCCCACTAACTACAAATACTTCATCCATGTTCAAGATAGGAATATCATGTGTGGCACAAAATGAAGACACTTCAATCAATAAAGATGTCCATTCATCATCTCTCATCACTTGCAATCGTTGCTTAAACACTTTAACAAGATCCATAGCATTtactatatcttgattttttttttgcaatgctattgacaactcatttgtgatccctaaaatgtttttcatcaagtgtagagaaaaaacaaattcaaaagatagaattgacctcataatagatcgagcttcaactttttggtcagagagcccatcttcttcaataatctcaaGTACATCAGCAACAACAGAGaatatcaaaatcaagttgagaataGTCCCATAATATGATCTCCAACGTGTATCACCGGGACGTTTAAGAtttgtctcttgattcaaaCCTTGTCCACTTCTTCGTACACCATTCTctaaatcttctttaattttggcgAATTGAGCATCTCGAAGAGCATCTCGTCTCTTACAAGAGCCTCCAATAAcagttactaaattactaaccacataaaaaaaatcagcaatgttaatgtgatttttagcaacggcaacaagtgtcaattgaagttgatgagcaaaacaatggacataaaatgctgacttattctctttcaaaattaaagttttgagaccATTGATATCACCTTACATATTACTAGCTCCGTCATAACCTTGCCCACGTAGTCtcgataaactcaaattatgttcacaaagtaaacCTTCAATAGCACATTTGAGTGACAAAGTGGTGGTACTTGCTACATGTACAATACCAAGGAACCGCTCTATAATAATTCCTTGTTTGTTCACATAACGAAGAACGAGTGCCATTTGTTCTTTCACTAAGATATCACGTGactcatcaactaatattgaaaagaacccaTTGCCAAGATCCTCGATGATGGCTTTGGATGTTTCAC comes from Castanea sativa cultivar Marrone di Chiusa Pesio chromosome 3, ASM4071231v1 and encodes:
- the LOC142628502 gene encoding uncharacterized protein LOC142628502 → MGKMLVGKLDSHVGGVNSAHNQAVKKSEDLQKEKQHIQSVLVKQSNQDKAKYRIQLNAIVDCIRFLLFRGLAFRGHDESQSSSDKGNFLELLQFLGDHNESINEVMQNTWKNCKLTHPDIQKDTVNAIARETSKAIIEDLGNGFFSILVDESRDILVKEQMALVLRYVNKQGIIIERFLGIVHVASTTTLSLKCAIEGLLCEHNLSLSRLRGQGYDGASNINLVTVIGGSCKRRDALRDAQFAKIKEDLENGVRRSGQGLNQETNLKRPGDTRWRSYYGTILNLILIFSVVADQRLQVMRDDEWTSLLIEVSSFCATHDIPILNMDEVFVVSGRPRRNTQQNTNLHHYRVELFYTVIDMQLQELNNRFSEVNTDLLIFMACLNPSNSFVAFDKEKLIHLARFYPYDFPGTDILALDSQFQNFIFDMRNNDLFLELQGVSELVEKLNTSDMHGNQARYPLSTVFMSFKAISSLKMNLGKLELVPVGWESDIEAWRLYYYLQDILPPLM